The Mesoplodon densirostris isolate mMesDen1 chromosome 8, mMesDen1 primary haplotype, whole genome shotgun sequence genomic interval CGTGTCCCTCCCATCTTAAATGACTCCCACCCAGTCCCCCAGCTCTGTTCCCCACAATTAGCCACAACCCCCCTATCTTGTGTACCCTACGGAAGTATACAAAATTATATACGTATATTTGTGTCtacttttatatttctctttagtGGGAAAACACCGTCACCATTGCTATGAATCTTGCTTTGTTTCATTGACCGGTTTATCTTGGCGATCATTCTATATCTGCTTGGATAGTTCCACCTCATTGTTTTTCATCACTATATAGTATTCTCTGGTATAGATACAGTGACATTTATTTAACTAGTGCCTTATTCTTGGACACTGAAGTTATTTCCAGTGCTTTGCTATTACCAACAAGGATGAAATTAATACCCATATGCATAcaaattatatgcatatacattttaTCTACcatataaattcctagaagtgcaAAAAAAGCTGCCTGTTCCTTCTGTTCTCTGTGTGCGTAACAAGCAAATAGTGAATAACTGAGCCCCACACCAGGCTCAGTGAGAGACATTCTCACAGCTGAAGTTTCCAAAGCCAGAAGTCAggttgccttcctccctcccctccacccatgCCCCCAGAGCCAACCAGCCACAGCTTCCTGCCAAGTTCATCTCCTATGTCACATCCATCGCTTCGTCCTTCTCTCTTCATTCTGCCTCAGCTTCAGTTCAGGTCTTCATCATCTGTCTTCAGAACCACGGCTGTGGTCTCCCCGCAGGGAGAGTCTTATGTCCCCATACCCCCGATTTAGCTTCCAACGCGCAGCTGCCAGGTTTGAGTCGGCCCGTCTCTTGTTCAGTGTCCCCCAGTGTCCCTCAATGTCACCCCCTGCTCGCAATGAAAAGGCCACTCCCTCGGTCTGCCTACAGATCTTCGATACCTCGCTCCCACTTTCTGCGGCGTCATTTCCCATCTTTCCCCCAACTGTGCGCATTTCCaaaattgtcacttcccacgctCCTCTTGTGGCCCTCCTAAAGCTCTGGCTTCCTTTCCTGGTGTACCTCCACGCACAGACCACCTTCACCCGAACCTCGTCTCCCTCCCAAATCCTCTGAGCCTCACTCCCGCGGGAAGGATTTCcagtccccccccccaccccgtggccGCCGCAGAGGGGCTAGGTGTCCCCTGTGCCCCCTGCCCTCCGTGTTATCTCTTGCACTGCATTTGCAGCCTTTCAGGGTTGGACAGGCCGTTCAGGTGTCTTTCTCCACACTAAGGTGTGAGTTCCTTGAGAGGGGCGGCACAGCCTAGTGATGGCATGTCCCCCGGTCCTGGCACTGTGCCTGGTACAAAGTAAGCTCTGATACACGTGGCTGTGTTGAACTCTGTGGgtgaagtgggggggggggcggggcgggggaaggCTGGCTGTGGTCTCGTTCAAAGTTGGGAGCTGTGGCGACTCTCTGGGGGGATGCAAATCTGGAGGGACTGGTGTTTGCATGGAGAGCAGGAAATAGTGCAGGACCCCAAGCAGGGtcagggcagaggcagggaggacTCGGTATTCACCCTGCCAAGGGCTCCGGGGCTTCCGCTCAGACGCACTGGAGCTGATGGCACTGAGCGAGGGTACTGCGGCTTCTCTTCCCAGGTGGATGCTTCGTGACACTTTGCTGCCAGGGAAAAGCAGCGGGGAGGGGGCAGTATCACACTGCAGATCCCCTCAGAGACTTGGGGGGCAGGTCAGCATCTGGGGCACCAGCAGGCAGCCTTGAGGCTGGATCCACAAGGTaagggtgggagggggtgggaggggtaggGGAGGTGGAGCTGCGGGAACAGGGATCAACCTTTGGGAGGGGCAGACCTTCCTTCCCCGCAGTGGGTTTGTTCGGGCGGGCGGGATGGAGCCAGAAGCTACCCGCTCCCGGGAGAGGGGGGAATGAAGCCTGCCCTCAGCTTTCCAGCcacgggcggggtgggggagagggctgGGTGTGTGCGCCCAGAGGGCGGGCGGCGGAGGTCCAGCGTTGGGGACCCCGGGCGTCCGCGAGGACAGAGGCCTCTAGCGGCCACCGTGGGAAGCAGGAGAGGGCGGGCCGGGAAGGCACttcctgccagggcctggggctgccCAGTTTTGCAAAGGAAGTGCTGCCAGGGCCGGAGGGGCGGAGGCAGGAAGTGGGCCAGAGGCTCGTGCGAGGGTGCGGCCGGCGGGTAGTGAGAGGCCGCGGTCGGAGGGGGTTCGGAGGTGAACGAGACTGAGCCCGCCACCCCACCCATCCTCCCCAGAGCCCCAGACGCCTCAGCCTGCCAGCACGTCCGGCGGCGCGGCTCAGCCCGCGACGCCTCGGCCGCCCGCACGCGGCCTGGGTCAGCCGCGTTCTAAGTTCTTCCGTTTGGAGCTGACCTCGGCTTCCCTCTAACTCGCCCCGcaccccccctccccactctgggGCCTCGTGAGCCCCTCCCCTCCGCTCCGGAGTGGAGACCACACCCCTCCCGTCTCCGAATACCTTCCAGGGGCCTCTCCTAGGGACGCATTTCAGCTTGCTTTAGAGCTAATGATATTGAGTCCTCCCTGTGCAGGCATTTAATCAATTCTGTAAAGAGGGCCTGTCTCCATTTTGAAGATTAGATAACTGAGGCCAAAGAGAGATAGAATTAAATAGCACAGCCGGATGCACTCAGATCCATTCAAGGTTTGCACTTTCGGACTTCAAGCCCCAGGGGGCTTAGGGCAGTCCCTCCCTCCACTACTACCGCCGTCGCTCTTAAGGGTTTGTTGAAGCGAGGTATGGCTTCATGGGACTCCCCGCACGTCaacgcccccccccgccccccccgccaaTAACCAGAGAGTCAGGATAAGGGGGTCTGTCTTTCTCTTTAGTTCTCATCACACTTTGGGGCTGTCCGTTACAGAGAAGGCACTTAAGATGGGAAGGTCACCTGTTCAGACCAACctgtcctccctcccacccacagcTCGCTGGGAGGGGGGGAAGGGTAACGACATCTCCACCTGACATCCCCCTTGGCACTGGTATGTGGGTCCCCTTAACCGATAGGCCCTGGGGAGAGCCCAAGGCCTTGACCTCCAGACCCAGCATTTGGGGGAGGGGTTCCAGACAAAGGCCTCAGAGCTGGAAGGCAGCACGTCCTGGGAGCTGCCCCCAGCCAGCAGGGGGCGAGGCAGAGGGCTGCAGGGGCGGGTTGGCACAGGGGAGGGGGACAGCTTGGCTAGGCTTCCTAGAGCCCCCCAAACCCCGCAAGAAGGGTCCCACCTCCTACAGATCCCCTAAAGGCACCGGTGAAgtatggggtgggtgggagaggcaCCTGTTAGGTGGTGTAGAGACCCACACATGCACACGCCATGGTGGGCCTAGCATAGCGCTGGGCACAGagaaggtgctcaacaaatgtgtTTTGAATGTATGAATAAACGGATCGAAGAGGGTGTGAGGGACAAAGGACAGGGCCTGGGGCTCTTTGGCCCAGCCTGTTTCATTCAGAAAATAgcagtttaaaaaatgtagaaatccttcccctcctccccccccagTTTATGGGTCCAGGAAAGGGGCGAGGGAGGGGTGTCTCCACCCcaacccttccctctccccttcccctaaaaatctatatacacatatacatatttatatggcACCGCAAAGGGATCCTGCCTATGCCTCCACACTCGGAGCTGGGGCACCAAACCCCAGGGCCTCGGGGTGGTCAAGGCAAAGGTGAGAGGTTGGAGCTTGGGCCATGTGGGAAGCGGCCCTCAGGTGCTGATGAGCCCAGAGAAGCTGGATTCTAGGGTCCTGAAGGACAGACCCCTGCTCCCTTTACAAGTGGTAACAGATCTTCTACCCTCCCCGCCCTCCTAGTTAGAGATTGGTGGAGGCTATAACAGTCCCAAGGTAGGAGGTGGGGAGACTGGGTCCTCCCCCACCAGCCTAGATTGCTGCAACCTGATGGCTGTTCCATGCAGAGCTGACCCGGATTGTGGCCCTGGGAAAATTGGGCCGAGAAGAGGGCTCTATGCAAGGCACTTGGTGTCCACTGTCCCCAGGCAGGGGGCCCAAGGCGTGGGGCAGCAaaaccctgcccctcccccaggcagaACTGGAAGGGCCCGAGGGACCCAATTTGGCAGCAGAGAAACATGGccgtgcagagagagagagagagagagagagagagagagagagagaaagagagagagaggagggaggcggCACGCAGGGCCCCACAGGTCCCCCAAGAAGGAGGAGGTTCTAAGGCACTGACACAGGGACCCAGGGACTCGTCGCCCTCGGTGCAGCCTGCAGCCCCCTGCACAGCCTGGCCCGGCTGGCGGGGGAGACGCCCACTTCCCCGTGGCGCTGTTTTCTTTGCTGAGTTTTCTTTAGGAAGAGTCCCCGTGTGAGGCGTGCAGGTGTGGTCAGGGGCAGGTCCTGGCCCCGTGGCGCCTCACTAGCTGCCGGGCCGAGGCTGCCTGAGCACTGAATACACGTCATCCACACGGCTGAGCTGCTCGAAGAAGGGCAGGAGGTCGTGGAGCTCCGTGTCACTCATGTTGTCAAACCACGAGGCCACCGGTACCTGAGCAGATGGGTGTAGGGTGGTGAGGGGGGGCAGGCGGCCCGGAGCACAGAATGTCCAGATCAATCCTGAGCACCCACTGCTCGATGGGCCGCCTCCTGGAAGCCCCTTACCCACAGTCTTCAAACATTCTGACGGCAGCCCCAGTGAGTCACATTTACACACAGGTCAGAGCAGAGGTTCTATGGAACCATGCTTAACCTTACCGTGTGCTAAGCACTCTGATATTcagttctatttcatttttttaaaaaatcccaactATGACCCACTAAATTATTTCCGTGTTCCACCAACAGCTCACAACTGGGGGTATGAAAAACGGAAACTGCTCCAGTGTCCAGCAGGGACCCGAGCCCATGGCAGGTGCCCTGTATCTGCAGGCAGAATGGGCTGAGTGACTAACACAGAACAGGGAGCAGCAGTGGGTGGACCAGGCGGGTGGGCAGCAGGCATGGGTCActgaggaaagagggaggaatgGGAGGGCACCAGACCCCAGCAGGGGCCCCCATCCCCATCCTGCCCGGCACTCACGGCGTTGTCTGGATGGAAGACATAGGAGGCGGGCGAGTTGTCCAGGATGAGCACCCGCCGAAGGTCTCGGCCCAGCCGGCTCAGGTCTTTCACGTAATTCCCCCGGTGGAAGACGCATGACTCACGAAACAGCCGCGCCCGGAAGGCCCCCCACTTGTCCAGCAGGTCAGCTACTGGGTCTGCGTActggggggcaggaggtgggtcATCCAGGGCCAAGGGCGACCCAGAGGTCACTGCCCAGAGGTCGTGCGCTGGAGGCGGATAGGAAGCAGAGATGCCCCAGGAGGCCGTCGGAGGGTGGAGGGCTCACCTTGGCAAGGCTGGCGGTGAACAGCACGCATTCGAAGAGCTCACCCATCCGCTGCAGGAACTCGTCGACGTGGGGCCGCTTCAGCACATAGACCTGGGGGGTGGGCCAGTGAGGGGACTGCTGGCCCACACGCCTGGACGGGGCGGGGCGgccgggggctgggagggagtGGGTGGAGGAGGCACAGGAGGGAGGCTGGTCCCATGGCCTGCGGGCTCCACTCAGCCAGCTGGTGCGACCACCGCTGGGGaagacacccacccacccagaagAGAATCAAAATGAACCTCCACCTCCTGGTTTCGGGCCCTGCCTGAATCACTAATTCCCAGCCCCTTCCTCCACCGTGGCCTCAGCCAGATGTAGGGGCCTGGGGGCAACCCCCTCACCCCAGAGCTGCAGAGCGCCGGCCCCCGAGCCAAGTAATGGAGAACAGGCTGGACAGCACACAACCTATCCTGAATTACTTGAACTGGGTCCCGGGCAGGGTGGGGCGAGGGGGCACCGAAGAGGACCCCGACTCCCTGCAGGCCTTGGAGTCGGGCCAAGTCCCTGAGGGTccgtgtgaccttaggcaagtctcacaccctctctgggcctctgacATTCCACATCTATCAGAGTCCCACCTGGGACTCTCAGGACTGGTGGGAAGAGCCTGGGGTCTGGAAGACAGATGCCAAGCCTACCACATCCCCCCACACCCGGCCCCTCACCTGGTGGACCACCCCATCAATCTCCACAGGGATGATGAAGTCGGCATTGTTCACTGGCTGTGAGGGGGGAAAAgagctgctggagctggggcGAGGCCCGCCGAGACcgcctcccaggccagggcagacTCCCTTAGAGACCCGGGGCTGAGGGCTGCTGGGCAGGGCCCACCTTGAAGGAGCTGTGCACCAGGGTCTCGTCCAGGTCGATGACTACGCAGATCTTGTCCGAGTCCTGGGCCTTGGCCTCGGGGAGCAGGTACTGGACTGGGGTCTGCTGTGGGGACGGGCGGGGCTGGCTGCGGACACCTCTCTCAAGCCCCAGTCATTTCTCCTCCACAtgtcttccctcccccagccctctacCTGGCGAGCCACAAGGACAGTGGGAGAGACCAACCCCTTCCCAGCTTTGCCCCTGCCAACTCTGGAGCCTGGGGTAGGCCGCCTGGCTCTCTGGGCTTCACTTCCTGACCTGGGAAACCAAGGCAGAGGAAAGCTTCCACTTTTGAAGGGGAAATTCAGAATTCCCGTGGTTGGGGGGCCCTACCCTGGGAGGCAGTCTTGGGGCATTCAGGGTTGGGAAGGCCTGGGAGGGTGGAGGGCTTGGTGGGGGGACAGGGGGGCTCCAGCCTCCTTCCAGGGCCTATGAGCAGGTCATGAAGAGCCCCCCTCCCCCTAAACCCCCTGAGGGCTGAGCCCAGGTGCCCCTGCAGCGCCCTCCTGGCCATCACACACCTTGGGGACAGCACCGTTCTCCTCCACGAGCAGGGGCGCCCCACTGTGAGCAGGTAGGGCCTCCCCATCATCCCGGCAGACgcagcagaaaagtgagtggaggATGCCCCGACTCCGGGGCTTCTGAGACGCCGCTGACTTCTGGTCACCTGAAGCAGGGAGGCCCAAGGTGGAGGGAGGCCCAAGGTGGGGGCAGGCACACTGACTGGCCTGCAGAGGTGGGCACATGTGCCCAGGCGCGAACCGGTGGGCTGAGAGGGTCTGGCCGtgctgccttcattgagggagaCACACGAAGGTGGCATCCTGACAGTCTTGGCTCCAGGCACCCCTCCGCTCCCCACAAGTTCTTCTAGTGTGGGTGCAAAGTTACCCACATTAGGGAGTGGGCTGGCTGGAGGCGGGAACTGAAGGTGTTTTCCTAACAGCCTCCATCACTGCTGGGGGATCAGCCCACTAGGGGGACCTCCTGACACACCCTGTACCTGAGCAGCCCCTATTCAGTAGGGCCCCTGCCAGAGAGGGTTGAGgcctggggccctggggcccGCCCACTCctgctctccttcccctccttccatcCTCTCCGCCTCCAGAGGTCCAAAGTCCTCCCTGAGGCTGGGCCCAGAGACAGGGGGTGGGGGCCTGGGGCCACTGTCCGGCCGCCATCTGCTGGCCCCTCCTCCTCCGCTCCCGCCCGGACCTCCAACTTAGGTCCCGCTGATAGACAGCCCGCCCTCCAACACCCCTCCACCCGGCCCGGGCAGAGCTAGGCCCAGGCCACAGGTGCGAAGACCTAGAGGGACTTCCGAGCCTCTGAAGTCAACACCGGGACAGAGAGGGGCAGACCCCCTGCCCAGACCCGTCAAGCCCCGGGGTGCCCGGCCGAGGCCGGCGGCATCTCGGGTCGGTGCGTGTGCGCACAGAGCCGGCGCCCACCGGCCTGCAGCCGGGGCTCCGAGTTCCCGGCCCGACACGGGTCTCCCCGCGGGCGCGCTGGCGATCCTTAAAAGCGGTTGCCCCTCTCTGCGTCTCCGAGAGGCTCGGCGCCTCCACGAATGACGGGAAAGTTTGTGAAGAACGTGGCTGTGTGGTGGTGGGAGATCCTTCCAACCCTGCCCAGCCCGCTGTCACCTCTGCGCCCCCTCCCTCGACCCAACCAGACCGCGGCCCAGAGGGGGCGGAGTCTCAGCTGGTGGCCTGAAGGCGCCCTCTTCAACCCCCCCATCTCCCAGCCCCACTGGCGCcaatgggggggagggggcgaCTCTCGGGCATCGCGCACAGCCAGTCCGGGAAACCCGGAGGGCGCCCCTTCTCtacccctgcctcagtttccccacctcgAGCAGACAGGAGCGCCCAAAAGGCGGCAGGCCCCGCCCCGCGTCTCTGAGCCTCTGCGAGTTCAAACTCTCAACCAGCTCCCCCTCCGGTTGGAAGCTTCGGGCCCCGCCGAGTCGGGAGCCTGGGGCGGCAGCGGCGGCTGCCCCGGGGAGGGTCgcggccccctcctcctccccgcaGCTCCCGGATTGCGGGTCCCTCCGCGCGCCCCAGTACCTTTGCTCCGTAGCGGGCTCCGCGCTTCCTCCTTGCTGATCTGAGTAATGACGGCCGAGCTGTCCATGGGGCCGGGCGCGCTCCGCTCCGGCCGGACTCTGGCCCGGGCGCCCGGCCTCCCCCCCGGCTCGGGCCGGAATCGGGGcgcgggggggaggggaggggtgggagggagggatccCCGCGAGCTTCGGAGGGGAGGGGAACCAGGTtctaagggggagggggagggagggggcgcgGAGGAAACTTTGTTACAACATGGAGTTTCCTCCCCGCGAGGCGGATGCAAACATGGAACCCGGGCGCCGTTTCAAGGCTCCCCCTTAAAAGGGCAACGGTTTCGGCGTGACCTGGACTTGGCCGAGGCTTTCATCACTTCTGGGGCCGGCGCGGCTTGGCGGGCTAGGAGGCGGGCCCGGCCGGGTTCCTGCCGCACTCCAGGGGGCGTCGCCTCCCTTCCTGCCGCCCGCCCGCCTGCGGGGCCAAGCCTCTGCGGCTGCGTGGCAGGGCCGGCACCCGGCCCACTGTTCTCCGGCGCTGGGCGGCCTGGGGACAGGGCCGGCCCGGAGCGCCCACGCCCGGGAGTGCCCAGAGGGCGGCGCGGCTCCACCTCTGCACATTCCGAGGGTCGGGGGCTGGCAGcctctcggtttcctcatctgggaaatggggTAACACCGTCTAGTCTGTAAAATAGGTCTCTCCGGCGGTCTAGGGGCCATCTCGCAGGGAAGTCGTGAGCGTGCAAAGACTCTTTGCTACCTTCAAACGGCTGTGCACGGCTGTGCAGATCCGCTCTTAACCGGACCATGACCGTCACCACCTACCGGCAGTCTCGGGCCCCTTCCCCTAAACCCGGA includes:
- the CTDSP1 gene encoding carboxy-terminal domain RNA polymerase II polypeptide A small phosphatase 1 isoform X2; this encodes MDSSAVITQISKEEARSPLRSKGDQKSAASQKPRSRGILHSLFCCVCRDDGEALPAHSGAPLLVEENGAVPKTPVQYLLPEAKAQDSDKICVVIDLDETLVHSSFKPVNNADFIIPVEIDGVVHQVYVLKRPHVDEFLQRMGELFECVLFTASLAKYADPVADLLDKWGAFRARLFRESCVFHRGNYVKDLSRLGRDLRRVLILDNSPASYVFHPDNAVPVASWFDNMSDTELHDLLPFFEQLSRVDDVYSVLRQPRPGS
- the CTDSP1 gene encoding carboxy-terminal domain RNA polymerase II polypeptide A small phosphatase 1 isoform X3 is translated as MDSSAVITQISKEEARSPLRSKGDQKSAASQKPRSRGILHSLFCCVCRDDGEALPAHSGAPLLVEENGAVPKPVNNADFIIPVEIDGVVHQVYVLKRPHVDEFLQRMGELFECVLFTASLAKYADPVADLLDKWGAFRARLFRESCVFHRGNYVKDLSRLGRDLRRVLILDNSPASYVFHPDNAVPVASWFDNMSDTELHDLLPFFEQLSRVDDVYSVLRQPRPGS
- the CTDSP1 gene encoding carboxy-terminal domain RNA polymerase II polypeptide A small phosphatase 1 isoform X1, with the translated sequence MDSSAVITQISKEEARSPLRSKGDQKSAASQKPRSRGILHSLFCCVCRDDGEALPAHSGAPLLVEENGAVPKQTPVQYLLPEAKAQDSDKICVVIDLDETLVHSSFKPVNNADFIIPVEIDGVVHQVYVLKRPHVDEFLQRMGELFECVLFTASLAKYADPVADLLDKWGAFRARLFRESCVFHRGNYVKDLSRLGRDLRRVLILDNSPASYVFHPDNAVPVASWFDNMSDTELHDLLPFFEQLSRVDDVYSVLRQPRPGS